The DNA region TTACTCCGCATGGTCTAAAACCAAGAAGAATCCCAAATATGTGGGGAAAGGTAAGCAAAAACAGCCTCATCCCCAAGCTGGATTAAAAATAGCAAGATTTCGTTCCATCCGAGACAAATCCCAAACTCTTCAATTTAAGGTAGCATCTGACCTAAAACAAGGGAAACTGCTTCCCCAATACTGGGGAAATTTAGGAGCATTTGAATGTTCTGATAACGGAACACGCTTTTGCGTTATTCATCCAGACTACACGCCAGAAGTCACTTACAAAAATGGTAATTTCTATCTTTCTCTTCCTCAAGATACAGAAGTAAAAGACAACGAGAAGGAAAGTTTCATTGCGTTTGACCCTGGTGTGCGAACTTTCCTAACAGGATTTGATGGTAATCGGTTTATCGAGTTTGGAGAAAGCGATATAAATCGCATTGTAAGATTGTGCCGTTCTTTGGACAAAATGCAAAGTCAACGAAACTTATTGAAAGGACATAAAAATCGCCCCGCAGGGGTAGATAAGGAGGTACTAAACACCCCAGACGAGCGAGTGAAACTTGTGAACAGTTGGGAAATGCCCAAAGCTAACCCAACACGGCGAGTTTACCTCCCCAAATCTAACGGGAAGAAACGTCCCCTCGGAATCCCTACCGTACGGGATAGAGTCGCACAAGCAATGGTTAAGAATATACTAGAACCCGAATGGGAAGCCGTATTTGAGCCTAATTCCTACGGGTTTAGATGCGGAAGAAGCTGTCACGATGCCATCGCGCAATGCTTCCTGAGAGTGCAAGGAGGACGAGACAGTTGGGTTCTGGACGCTGACATTAAGGGTTTCTTCGACAACATTGCCCATGAATCCATTCTGACAGCGATCGAATCTATACCACATGGAGATTTAATGGAAGGATGGTTAAAAGCTGGTTATCTCGATCGAGGCATACTGAATCCGACCGACATGGGAACACCACAAGGTGGAGTGATTAGTCCTCTGTTAGCAAACATTGGGTTACATGGGTTGGAAGATTTCATCAAGTCAATCAACCCAAAGCTCGGAGTTATTCGCTATGCGGATGATTTCGTGGTCACTTCTAAGGATAAAGAAAGCCTAGAACATATATTAGACCAGATAAAGCAGTGGATGTCAGAACGAGGTCTGGAAATCAGTGCGGAGAAGACGAGAATCATCTCAATGGAAGAAGGTTTTGACTTTCTTGGGTTCAACTTACGTCACTACGGTG from Geitlerinema sp. PCC 9228 includes:
- a CDS encoding reverse transcriptase domain-containing protein, with translation MVLNQEQRHLLKKWVRLNRKAYNLAIEYLNQHQGFDRTGIGGTGKQAFKTFFKAQIRPDWLKKELPAAILDRAVMGAYSAWSKTKKNPKYVGKGKQKQPHPQAGLKIARFRSIRDKSQTLQFKVASDLKQGKLLPQYWGNLGAFECSDNGTRFCVIHPDYTPEVTYKNGNFYLSLPQDTEVKDNEKESFIAFDPGVRTFLTGFDGNRFIEFGESDINRIVRLCRSLDKMQSQRNLLKGHKNRPAGVDKEVLNTPDERVKLVNSWEMPKANPTRRVYLPKSNGKKRPLGIPTVRDRVAQAMVKNILEPEWEAVFEPNSYGFRCGRSCHDAIAQCFLRVQGGRDSWVLDADIKGFFDNIAHESILTAIESIPHGDLMEGWLKAGYLDRGILNPTDMGTPQGGVISPLLANIGLHGLEDFIKSINPKLGVIRYADDFVVTSKDKESLEHILDQIKQWMSERGLEISAEKTRIISMEEGFDFLGFNLRHYGGQLLIKPQKKKVLAFCKKRRKQFTA